From the Deltaproteobacteria bacterium genome, the window GAGCCATACCGACGGCACTCTCCCATGACGGCGAGGGGGGAACCGGCAAGATCAATAGCCCCTCGGGATTCAGCAAGCCCGGACTGTTGCATCGTTTTCAAATGGTGCCCGGGGCCGGAATCGAACCGGCAAGGAGATTTCTCCCCGAGGGATTTTACATGGCCCCGGAAGTTACCTTCCGGCATGGACTATCTCTTCATCCGCACCTGCGGATGCTGGGCGCTTATGAGGGATCGGCTACAAATCCAGCAACGTCAGAGAAACCCACCTTTGCCGAGGCAATAGCAGGTAGTTTAGGTATACCAGTTACTGTCCGAAATAGAGGCGAGTATCAGTTATTACACAGTCATCAAAACACACAAGATGCATTTGCGGCAACGGGTTTGTCATTCGCTCCCACTTCAGGTGCTGGTAGGGCAGGGCAAGGCGCTCCTGAAAATTATGTAAGAACCGCACAAGCTACTAATGGTTCCGTTTGGTACATTGTCACAAATGGTATTGGCGACGTCGTTACTACGGGTGCCACACTATTCCGAGCAGGCCCCAGCGGCGGCACCCCCGGCGCCTCAACCTGGTCCGCCTCCTCCATCTCCACCCAGCAGCTGGCCCAGGAGGCCCTGGAGACCATCCAGAAGGCCATCACCTCCAAGGACAATATCCGCGCCCATCTGGGGGCCATGCAAAACCGGCTGCAGAACACCATCACCAACCTCCAGATCCAGGCCGAGAACCTCCAGGCCGCGGAGTCCCGCATCTCCGACGTGGACGTGGCCCTGGAAATGACCGAGTTCGTGAAGAACCAGATCCTGACCCAGGCCGCCGTGGCCATGCTCTCCCAGGCCAACTCCCTGCCCCGGATGGCCCTGCAGCTCATGGGCTAGGCCAGAGGGGAAGGGGAAATTGCTCCGACCCCGGAGCGTCCCCCATACAACCGACGAGCCACGACGAAAAAAGGCCCCTTGCCGGGGCCTTTTCTCGTTTAGTCGGGTGAGGGGAAGCGGTCGGTTCTACGGGGCCGTCACCGTCAGGTTGGCCGAGATGGTCAACTTGTTCAGGGTGGCCGAGATGCTCGCCGTCGAGGTGGCCGCCACCGGATAGGTGGTTACGGTGAAGGTCTGGGCTCCCTGGCCCTCGGGAATGGTCACCGTGGCCGGAACCGTGGCCCAGTTGACGTTGTTGGAGGCCAGGGCCACCTCCACCCCGCCGGCCGGGGCGTTCTGATCCAGGGTCACGGTCCCGGTCACGTTCTGGCCGCCGGGAATCGACGACGGGTTGATGGTCAATTGTTCGACAAGGGGGTAAAGGACTGCGCCGAAGTCCACCTCATAGGTGAACTGGTTGCTCATGGTCTTGTTCGTGCGGTAGTGGTCCTCGGCCGGCCAGGCCTTGTAGTAGCCCGCCGAGGTGACCTTCTGGACCCCGAACCCGGCGTTGAAGGTCACCACCCGGTCGACGATTCCAAGGGTCTGGATGACCCCGTAGGCCGCAGGCTCGTAGCCCGACTTGTTCATGGTGTTGAAGCCCTCGATGTCGTTCTTGTCGCTGTCCGGGGAATTGGACCGCCACAGCCAGGAGAAGGAACTGGCGCTGGGCTGGGAACTGACGGCGACCTGCCAACTTGGAACCTGGGTGGCCACGGACTTGGTCACCCCGAAGGTCGAGCTGATCCCGGCCCTGTTGAAACCGACGTTGAAGGAGGCCGTTTCGGTCTTGGTCGTGTTCGTGATCTGCGTTGCCGGAATGCCGTTCACATACTTGAAATTCGCCGTTTCCGAGGCCGGCGGGGCGAAGTTCAGGCCGTACTCCATGACCCCCCAGCCGTAGCCGTACATGGAATAATTCTTGGCATCGAGCACGTCGTATTTCTTGCTCGACGAGGCGCTCAGGGGCATCTCCACCGTGCCGCTGCCGCTCACGGAATGGTTGCTGCCGTCCACGGTGTCCCACCAGCCCTGGTGGTCCATGGTCAACCATTGAAAGTCCTGTCCCATGTTGTTTGGATCGTTGTCCAAATACACCGTGATCAGCGTGGTATGACCGTAGGTGCCCTGCTGCCAGCCGGACATGGGGCTCGGGGCCGGATACCGCCAGGTAGGATTCGGATACCCGCTCAGCCAGGCAGTGTCGTAGCGCCAGGCCACCATGGGCGACTGGGTCTGGTCCACATACCATTTCTTGTACTTGAGATAATCGGGCGGGGCCGGATCGCCGGCCATGGGTTGTTCGGCTCGTTCCCTGTTGCTGGCCAGATGATAATGCACGGCTGCGGCGAATTCCTGGACGGCCGAGCCTCTCAGATACTCCTCAAGGAACCGGGCCTGGTTCAGGGCCATGGCCTCGTCGTCAAACTCGATTTGACCGGGCTCCTCGACAGGGGCCAGGGCCGAGAAGTCGGCTTTGTCCACGCCGGCGGCATGGGGGAAATCCACAATGACGAATTCCCGACCCTTGGTTCCGGGCAGGGCGGCCACAAAGTAACCCGGACTCTCCCGGTCCCCGAACCTCAGGCCGATGATCTCCCGCAGGGCCTGCTTGTGTTCGTTTGTGGCCCAAAGGATCAAAACGCCCTTTTCGGCGGCCAGATAGCGCCGGACCAGACGAAGAAACGTCCGCTCATTGGCCGCTGTGGACCGGCCGTCAAAGACAAAGCCGTCATGCTCTGTTTCGTGCTCCACATCCACGACCTGGATGGTCACGCCCCGCTTCAGTAAGGCCTCCGGCACCCGGCCCTCCATGGGAGTCAAGGCGGCCATCTGGTACTCGGTGGTGGAGTCCGAGGTACTCTCGCAGGCCGACAGGCCAAAAACAGTCACCAAAAGGCACAGCGCGCCAAGGCTCCAATACCATCTCCGTTTCATGCTCCGTCTCCTCTGAGTGCCTGTCGCCATCCAGGCCGGTAAAGCTATGTTGGGTGTTTGATTGGGAACCGGTACGATGCCGAAAACTTGTCCATGCATCTTGAATCTTCCATAAATATTTTTTCTGCGCAAGCCGGTTCATGGCCATTTTCCGGGATGAAAACCAACACCTTTCCAAGGCCAGGGAATCGACATGGTGATGCCGCAATTCCGGGCCTTCCCCAACCTCGACGGGTTCCGTGTTGACTCCCCTCGCCCGTCCCGCATACGGTCTTTCCAGAATCTGAGAACCACATCCCGGAGAAGGCCATGCAGACCACCCGCTACATCACCCAGGCCCTGCGGACCGAAGGTCTGGACCACGTCTTTCTCGTTCCCGGCGGCCTCATCGACCCCTTTCTGGCCGCCCTGTCCGAAACCGATGGCCTGACCCCGATGGTCGCCGCCCACGAGGCCGGGGCGGCCTTCATGGCCGACGGATACGCCCGGGCCTCGGGCCGGTTCGGAGCCTGCTTCGGCATCGGCGGGCCCGGAGTGACCAACATGATCACGGCCATGGCTGCGGCCCGGACCGACTCCTCGCCAATCCTTCTGGTCACCGGGCAGGTCCCCACCGACTGGGAGGGCCGGGGCGGATTCCAGGACTCGTCTCCGGCGGCCCTGAACGACGTGGCCATGCTCGAACCGGTCTGCGTCCGGTCCATGGCCGTGGAATCCGTCCACCTCGTCCACCACCATCTCCGGGCCTGCCTGACCCGCATGCTGGCCCCGCTCCAGGGCCCGGTCCACATGTCCGTGCCCCTGGACATCCAAAAGGGCGAGGTCCACATCCCGTGGACACCCCTGCCCGAGTGCCTCCGCCGGCCCCGGTTTCTGGACCTCCACGGCCTTGATCTCCTGCGGGGCATCCTCTCCCCTGACCAGGGGCCACCACCGGTCAACATCGTCATCCTGGCCGGGGCCGGAGTGGATAAATCCGGGGCCCACGCCGACCTGATCCGCCTGGCCGAGGCCTACGCCATCCCCGTGGCCACCACCCTGCGGGCCAAGGGCGTCTTTCCCGAGGACCACCCCCTGTCCCTGGGCGTGTTCGGCTATGCCGGCCACCGCCCGGCCATCGAGGCCATCCTGTCCGGGGAGGTGGACGTCCTTCTCGTCCTGGGATCAGGCCTCGGCCAGCGGGACACCATGTACTGGTCCCGCCGCATGCTGCCGAAAATCGCCCTGGCCCACGTGGACAGCGACCCCACGGCCATCGGCCGGACTTGGCCCACCGAGGCCCCGGTCATCGGCGATTGCGGCGAGGCCCTCCGGGCCCTCCTGGCCGAACCCGACCGCCTCCGGGCCCTGACCCAAACCGCCCCGAAGCGGAAGGCATGGACAGAGGCCGTCCTGGCCGTCGGCCCCCGGACATACGGTCCAGAAAACATCGACAGCCGGGCCGTGCCCATTCATCCGGCCCGGGTCGTGGCCGAACTGCGCCGGGCCATGCCCCGCGACGGGGCCCTGGTCGTGGATTCCGGGGCCCACCGGGCCTTCTGCGGCCACTATTGGGAGTCCTACGGACCGGGGACCTATTTCTCGGCCACCAATGTCGGCCCCATGGGCTGGGCCGTGCCCGCCGCCGTGGGCGTCAAGGCCGCCCGACCGGACCGGCCCGTGGCCGTGGTCACCGGGGACGGGTGCATGCTCATGCACGGCATGGAGATCCAGACCGCGGCCCGCTACGGTCTGGCAGTGGTCTTTGTGGTCATCAACAACTCGGCCCTGGGCAACGTCTGGTTCCGGGCCCGGGAACAGGGGCCCGGCCCCGCCGGCCTGACCGAGATTCCCAACCACGACTGGGTTCGACTGGCCCGGGCCCTGGGTCTGGAGGCCAGAAGGGTGGATCGGCCCGAGCAGCTGGCCCCGACCTTCGAGGCCGCCCTGGCCTCGGGCCGGCCCTTCCTGGTCGACTGCCTCTGCGACAAGGCCTTCGAGACCCCGGTCACTCCGTTCGCCCAGGCCAAAATGGAATGGGTGGACGAGGATTGAAGTTTTCGCAAAAATTCAGTTTGCTCGCTTCTCGCCAATCGTTGCAGGGAAAAAAATGAAGAGCGCTTCCAGCCCTTCCTATTGCATTCAAAAATCCGATCTCCGGGACGGATCCGGGGCTTCCTTCCTGGGAGCCACGACCCAGAGCGTCCGCCCGAACGGCCTGCTCCTCGCCGCGCTCGTCACCATCCTTCTGGGCCTTGTCCTGGCCTGCCCGCCCTCATGGGCCGGGGCCCGGATCGAGTTGACGAACGAGGAACAGGCCTGGTTGGCGGCCAATCCCGACAAGCTGACCCTCTATTTCAACACCGAATTCCCGCCCATCGAGTTCATTTCCGAGTCCGGGTCCTTCATCGGCATGGGCGCGGACGTCATCTCCCGGATCGAGGACCTCCTCGACGTTTCCTTTCTCAAGGTTCCTTCCGACGACTGGAACGCCCACCTGGCCGCCCTGAAGAGCGGGGCCTGCGCCGTGGCCCCGACCATCGTCAAGACCGAGGAGCGGGAAAAATTCGCCTTCTTCACCCAGCCGTACGCCACCGTGCCTGTGGTCATCATCACCCCCGAGGAGACGTCCGGAGAGCTGAAACTGAACGATTTCAAAGGCAAACGGATCGGAGTGGTCTCCGGCTATGCCACGGAAAAATTTCTCCGCGATCAGGCGCTGGTCGGGCACTTTGAGGTCGTGCCCGTGGCCAACGTGCCCCAGGGACTCCAGATGGTCTCTTTTGGCCGCATCGACGCCTTTGCCGAAAACCTGGCCGTGGCCGCCCACTTCATCGACCAGATGGGCATCCCCAACCTCCGGGTAGCCGGGACCACGAACTTTTCCTTTGCCTGGAGCATCGGGGTCAGCCGCGAGTATCCCCTTCTTTACGGCGCCATGGCCAAGGCCCTGGCGGCCATCCCCGAAAAGGACCTGACCGACATCCGCCGAAAGTGGATCGTTCTGGCCACCCATTCCGGCATCGCCCCGGAAACCCTGCGGCTGATCAAGGCCGTGGCCCT encodes:
- a CDS encoding thiamine pyrophosphate-binding protein, with protein sequence MQTTRYITQALRTEGLDHVFLVPGGLIDPFLAALSETDGLTPMVAAHEAGAAFMADGYARASGRFGACFGIGGPGVTNMITAMAAARTDSSPILLVTGQVPTDWEGRGGFQDSSPAALNDVAMLEPVCVRSMAVESVHLVHHHLRACLTRMLAPLQGPVHMSVPLDIQKGEVHIPWTPLPECLRRPRFLDLHGLDLLRGILSPDQGPPPVNIVILAGAGVDKSGAHADLIRLAEAYAIPVATTLRAKGVFPEDHPLSLGVFGYAGHRPAIEAILSGEVDVLLVLGSGLGQRDTMYWSRRMLPKIALAHVDSDPTAIGRTWPTEAPVIGDCGEALRALLAEPDRLRALTQTAPKRKAWTEAVLAVGPRTYGPENIDSRAVPIHPARVVAELRRAMPRDGALVVDSGAHRAFCGHYWESYGPGTYFSATNVGPMGWAVPAAVGVKAARPDRPVAVVTGDGCMLMHGMEIQTAARYGLAVVFVVINNSALGNVWFRAREQGPGPAGLTEIPNHDWVRLARALGLEARRVDRPEQLAPTFEAALASGRPFLVDCLCDKAFETPVTPFAQAKMEWVDED